A single region of the Bdellovibrionales bacterium CG10_big_fil_rev_8_21_14_0_10_45_34 genome encodes:
- a CDS encoding thioredoxin family protein encodes MRKRISLLVGLMTLASFIQLAAAPKKSADVGSLKVGSLAPGFTLTDTNGKEHSLSDYKGKTVVLEWLSHDCPFVKKHYESNNMQTLQKKYTADGVVWLSVNSSAPGKEGFYKSEEANKLTTEKGAAPTAVLVDSNGKVGRIYGAKTTPHMFVIDKAGNLAYMGAIDSIKSADKEDIAKAENYVSKALDSLKGGKPVTLTATSPYGCSVKY; translated from the coding sequence ATGCGAAAAAGAATCAGCTTACTTGTCGGACTTATGACCTTGGCTTCATTTATTCAGTTAGCAGCGGCCCCCAAAAAAAGCGCCGATGTGGGGTCTCTAAAGGTAGGATCTTTGGCCCCCGGTTTTACTCTGACTGATACCAACGGAAAAGAGCATAGCTTGTCAGATTATAAAGGCAAAACCGTCGTGTTAGAGTGGCTATCTCACGATTGCCCCTTTGTGAAAAAACATTACGAATCTAATAACATGCAGACTCTTCAGAAGAAATACACAGCAGACGGAGTTGTGTGGCTCTCGGTAAATAGCTCTGCGCCGGGAAAGGAAGGATTTTACAAATCAGAGGAGGCCAACAAACTCACCACAGAAAAAGGGGCTGCTCCGACCGCCGTTCTAGTAGATTCGAACGGTAAGGTAGGAAGAATCTATGGAGCCAAAACAACTCCCCACATGTTTGTAATAGATAAAGCTGGAAATCTGGCTTACATGGGAGCGATTGACAGCATTAAGAGTGCAGACAAAGAAGATATTGCCAAAGCAGAAAACTATGTTTCAAAAGCGCTAGATTCTCTTAAGGGCGGTAAACCGGTAACTCTTACGGCGACCTCTCCCTACGGCTGTTCAGTGAAGTACTAA